A portion of the Armatimonadota bacterium genome contains these proteins:
- a CDS encoding FtsX-like permease family protein: MSVRRTVSLVFLFCFLILSVSYAAEQTKVDPVLAANYQKLAGEVSAANIARTINTLSAQESRVAGYPGCDAATQYVLNEFKKLGLEDIKVEPFKVAVPVDKGASLEFNGKSYRLYPIWPNLVRTSQLPKEGITGQLIYAGSGKLAEFDGYDVDGSIVMMDFNSGSEWLNAPRLGAKAVIFIEPDSTMRGEAEAKFISIPVSIPRFWISKADAASLQALCAVNRPPVVRVKCRMPWERRTTYNISGVIKGTDPKLKNQIIIIESYYDSTSVVPSLSPGAENACGIASMLELARIFKKHPPGRTVWFIATSAHFQSLQGIREYVDRHLHEFQRPGTREKMAAWFSRIIPGMGHRTVRKPPQIYLFVGLDLSSQTKGVGVFYKGYFYDCREDIQNKFSDIARVCRENTEKIGAVLGFDPAKAFADGVNPIAGKNWRNFIPGKIALDAEAVTLAGARGISFVSTDDGRALVDTPFDVAEKVNVANLVQQTRLLACLFYHILHDTNSPEAVDVPKFPITEPSNFARMTLQGGFARLQGQVLILNLKKSFIPNTPVPNTLVIVRHVHLNKTLMGVRGNMIGTVDKEARFSFPGVAPLTTYPGPPRKMSVAAYRLDPDSGEIIYSPDQGIWGADFYPTEIPINTGIKDIPIVVFKCRSTAIFDLIDPQSLRTLPQIDIFEGESNARPRMYGVSLAVPEWQVSHVEDVAVIFTMPNTLLKITMSAGPAATRLVLINATKEKPEGIGYVVGNGVPIKNTSLRVAKDMWILDDFRINRLRKYRIINEGIDKLHKLAADEIKLAEKALAEKKYSVFDAHARAAWGYESRAYPDVQKTAKDVVNGVIFYLALLLPFAYFAERLLFGFSDLKRQLATAFAIFLGIFATFRYFHPAFDITMNPVIVFIAFTMLALSFLVTVLVTNRFEEQLKALNRNMSGVHKVDIGRMSIAAAAFSLGISNMRRRRARTFLTCITLILLTFTVLSFTSIVQTMRFNKVPAPGKPRYNGLMLRTAMWEQLQEPAYRLLKDEFGATRAVAPRAWYYGAAPGEQTFMTLKRNDKTFDARGIVGFTPEEKRVTHPEKALIKGRWFRPSDRYAMIIPGAIAKALEITEEDVGKAKVTFSGVEYTIIGIVDNDKFKKITDLDREPLTPVDFIMMQKLTQQGKTMGEAGFREYTHLEPDTVFFVPYQTLINLGGEIRSIAINFVTPEEVKEVLDKLMPRLGLNLYAGLGNRTFRYSSIATKSGKGFSAVFIPVLIAALIVLNTMLGSVYERVREIGIFSSLGLAPNHIAMLFIAEAMVYAVLGAVAGYLIGQGASKLIYTFHLLPGLYLNFSSLSAVLSTLIVVGVVLLSTIYPARKASEVATPAIERSWKVPDPVGDVWNISLPFAVTGAQATGVNKFIAEWFEAYEEYSVGDFVTQNVETSAYDSEFGKAYRVQCRAWLAPFDLGVSQEVILDTIPTSMEDVYEVRLTINRESGDISNWKRVNRRFLNTLRKQFLIWRTLRAEERERYLATKPQAESASAPQA, encoded by the coding sequence ATGTCTGTACGAAGGACTGTCTCCTTAGTTTTCCTGTTTTGCTTTCTAATCTTATCCGTATCCTACGCTGCCGAGCAGACCAAAGTAGATCCGGTTCTAGCTGCAAACTATCAAAAGCTTGCAGGCGAAGTAAGCGCTGCTAATATTGCCCGGACGATCAATACTCTATCGGCACAAGAGTCCCGTGTTGCCGGTTATCCAGGCTGTGATGCGGCAACGCAATATGTGTTAAACGAATTCAAGAAATTGGGGCTTGAGGATATCAAGGTTGAACCCTTTAAGGTTGCCGTCCCTGTTGATAAAGGTGCATCCCTTGAATTCAATGGAAAGTCCTACCGTCTTTATCCAATATGGCCCAATCTTGTACGGACATCACAACTTCCTAAAGAGGGCATAACAGGGCAATTAATTTACGCTGGCTCAGGAAAGCTCGCAGAGTTTGATGGATATGATGTTGACGGAAGCATCGTCATGATGGACTTTAACTCTGGTTCTGAGTGGCTTAATGCTCCGAGGCTAGGTGCCAAGGCGGTCATTTTTATTGAGCCTGACAGCACGATGCGCGGCGAAGCTGAAGCTAAGTTCATCTCCATCCCCGTTTCCATCCCTAGATTCTGGATATCGAAGGCAGACGCAGCATCACTTCAGGCACTTTGTGCAGTGAATCGGCCTCCTGTTGTGCGTGTCAAGTGTCGTATGCCGTGGGAGCGTCGCACGACCTATAATATTTCAGGCGTCATTAAAGGTACCGACCCAAAGCTTAAAAATCAGATTATAATTATTGAATCTTATTACGACTCGACCTCGGTAGTTCCTTCTTTATCGCCGGGCGCGGAGAATGCCTGTGGCATTGCCTCGATGCTCGAGCTGGCGCGAATCTTTAAAAAGCATCCGCCTGGTAGAACTGTTTGGTTCATAGCGACCAGTGCCCACTTCCAAAGTTTGCAGGGCATCCGTGAATATGTTGACCGCCACCTTCATGAGTTCCAGCGGCCGGGCACACGCGAGAAAATGGCCGCATGGTTCTCTCGAATCATCCCTGGAATGGGCCATCGGACTGTCCGCAAGCCGCCCCAAATTTATCTATTTGTTGGGCTGGACCTATCAAGCCAGACAAAGGGAGTTGGCGTTTTCTATAAAGGCTATTTCTATGATTGCAGGGAAGATATTCAAAATAAGTTTTCCGACATTGCCAGAGTCTGCCGCGAGAACACAGAAAAAATAGGAGCTGTACTTGGCTTTGACCCTGCGAAAGCCTTTGCGGACGGCGTGAACCCAATTGCGGGAAAGAACTGGCGAAACTTCATTCCAGGCAAAATCGCCCTTGATGCGGAAGCAGTCACGCTTGCGGGAGCTAGAGGAATATCGTTTGTAAGCACAGATGATGGCCGCGCACTTGTAGATACGCCGTTTGATGTAGCCGAGAAGGTAAACGTAGCAAATCTTGTTCAGCAAACTAGGCTACTTGCATGTCTTTTTTATCACATACTGCATGACACTAATAGCCCTGAGGCTGTGGATGTGCCTAAGTTTCCAATCACCGAGCCGTCAAACTTCGCTCGAATGACGCTTCAGGGCGGCTTCGCCAGGCTTCAAGGTCAGGTGCTAATCTTAAACCTGAAGAAGAGCTTCATCCCAAACACACCCGTGCCAAACACATTGGTAATAGTTAGACACGTTCATTTAAACAAGACCCTTATGGGCGTTCGCGGGAACATGATCGGAACTGTAGATAAGGAGGCAAGGTTTAGCTTCCCAGGGGTTGCGCCGCTGACCACATATCCTGGCCCACCCAGAAAGATGTCCGTGGCGGCTTATCGTCTTGATCCCGACAGCGGCGAGATCATATATTCACCTGACCAAGGCATATGGGGCGCGGATTTCTACCCCACGGAAATTCCAATAAATACTGGGATTAAGGACATACCTATTGTTGTATTCAAGTGCCGCTCGACTGCAATTTTCGACCTAATAGATCCCCAGTCTCTGCGCACCCTGCCGCAAATAGACATCTTTGAGGGCGAATCAAATGCAAGGCCTAGAATGTATGGCGTCTCCCTAGCCGTACCGGAGTGGCAGGTCTCGCACGTTGAAGATGTTGCCGTCATCTTTACAATGCCGAACACCCTTTTGAAGATAACAATGTCTGCCGGCCCGGCGGCGACTCGCCTAGTATTAATAAATGCCACAAAAGAGAAGCCTGAGGGCATAGGATATGTTGTTGGCAATGGCGTGCCGATAAAAAATACCTCCCTCAGGGTTGCAAAAGATATGTGGATTCTCGACGATTTCCGCATCAATCGCTTGAGAAAATACCGCATCATAAACGAGGGCATAGACAAACTTCATAAGCTAGCGGCAGACGAAATCAAACTTGCAGAAAAAGCATTGGCTGAGAAAAAATACTCCGTCTTCGATGCACATGCCCGTGCAGCTTGGGGTTATGAGTCTCGGGCCTATCCCGATGTCCAAAAGACGGCTAAGGATGTAGTAAACGGCGTCATTTTCTATCTAGCCTTGCTTTTACCCTTCGCATACTTTGCAGAGCGGCTACTCTTTGGGTTCTCGGACCTAAAGCGCCAATTGGCAACAGCGTTTGCCATTTTCTTGGGAATATTCGCGACTTTCCGATACTTCCATCCTGCGTTCGACATTACAATGAATCCGGTGATCGTGTTTATAGCATTCACCATGCTTGCGTTAAGCTTCCTTGTCACGGTGCTCGTAACAAACAGGTTTGAGGAACAGTTGAAAGCTCTGAATCGAAACATGAGCGGTGTTCACAAAGTTGACATCGGTCGGATGAGCATAGCGGCAGCGGCATTCTCGCTGGGCATCTCGAACATGAGAAGGCGGCGGGCTAGGACATTCTTAACATGTATAACGCTTATTCTTCTAACGTTCACAGTGCTTTCGTTTACATCCATTGTCCAGACGATGCGATTCAACAAAGTCCCAGCGCCAGGAAAGCCTAGGTACAACGGCTTGATGCTCAGAACCGCAATGTGGGAGCAGCTGCAAGAGCCGGCTTACCGGCTCCTCAAGGATGAGTTTGGAGCCACTAGAGCTGTCGCCCCACGGGCTTGGTACTACGGCGCCGCTCCTGGAGAGCAGACGTTCATGACCCTAAAGCGCAACGATAAGACCTTCGACGCCAGGGGGATTGTCGGATTCACTCCTGAAGAGAAGCGAGTAACTCATCCTGAAAAGGCATTGATAAAAGGTCGGTGGTTCAGGCCTAGCGATCGTTATGCAATGATTATTCCAGGGGCGATTGCAAAGGCACTCGAAATCACCGAGGAGGATGTTGGGAAGGCAAAGGTCACATTTAGCGGCGTAGAGTATACAATTATCGGCATAGTAGACAATGATAAATTTAAAAAGATAACCGACCTCGACCGCGAGCCTTTGACGCCAGTTGACTTTATCATGATGCAGAAACTTACCCAGCAGGGCAAGACGATGGGTGAAGCCGGATTCCGAGAATACACCCATCTTGAACCTGATACCGTCTTCTTCGTACCTTATCAGACTTTAATCAATTTAGGCGGAGAAATTCGCTCCATAGCCATCAACTTTGTAACTCCTGAGGAAGTCAAAGAGGTTTTGGACAAATTAATGCCAAGGCTTGGATTGAACCTCTATGCAGGGCTTGGCAACCGAACTTTCCGATACAGCTCCATTGCAACTAAATCCGGCAAGGGGTTCAGTGCAGTATTTATTCCTGTGCTTATTGCTGCCTTGATTGTTCTCAATACAATGTTAGGTTCTGTATACGAGCGCGTTCGCGAAATCGGCATATTTAGCTCACTAGGCCTGGCGCCAAACCATATTGCTATGCTTTTCATCGCCGAGGCGATGGTCTATGCCGTACTTGGCGCAGTTGCTGGCTATCTAATTGGGCAAGGCGCCTCGAAGTTGATTTATACATTCCATCTCTTGCCAGGGCTTTATCTGAACTTCAGTTCGCTATCGGCGGTGCTCTCGACGCTTATAGTAGTAGGCGTTGTCCTGCTCTCAACAATCTACCCCGCGAGAAAGGCATCAGAGGTGGCAACGCCTGCAATCGAGCGAAGTTGGAAGGTTCCAGACCCAGTAGGCGATGTTTGGAACATTTCACTTCCGTTTGCAGTAACGGGTGCGCAGGCGACAGGCGTCAACAAGTTCATCGCTGAATGGTTCGAGGCTTATGAAGAATACTCAGTTGGCGATTTCGTTACACAAAACGTCGAGACATCGGCATATGACTCTGAGTTTGGGAAAGCTTACCGAGTGCAGTGTAGGGCCTGGCTTGCGCCGTTTGACCTGGGCGTTAGCCAGGAGGTAATTCTCGATACAATTCCAACCTCGATGGAGGATGTATACGAGGTTCGCTTGACAATCAACCGCGAAAGCGGAGACATATCAAACTGGAAACGCGTTAACCGCAGGTTCCTAAACACACTAAGAAAGCAGTTCTTGATTTGGCGAACGTTGAGGGCAGAGGAGCGGGAGCGCTACCTTGCGACAAAGCCCCAAGCTGAGTCGGCATCTGCTCCTCAGGCCTAA
- a CDS encoding peptide transporter produces the protein MEAARERAEEASSEEGQTEKFEEGFTGKAIVGALFIAFIMLPGALYLGLVAGQGLGPAAQWVTIVLFAEVARRSFMPLKRQEIYILFYIAGGLAHMTMGDRGISGGPFGTLIWNQYFVQSPQAAAIAHEIPRWVVPQPGSKALIERTFFHADWLAPILLLIVGEILGRMNWIGLGYALFRITSDVERLPFPMAPVAASGATALAEASTKEESWRWQVFSIGTMVGLVFGFFYLAVPIFTGVVLSKPLMLIPIPFIDFARNTERILPAALTGISGDLGGVLTGFVLPFQIVVGMFISSIACQVITNPILQRHGLLPTWRYGMDSINTHLSVSIDFWMSVSVGISVAVAVIGIYAVISSAVKARANARESRLAPYRIPAGRGDFPIVVAIAAWFFATLGYIIIAHRLVPLFPLWILIGFGFFYSPIMSYVSARMFGLTGHGVGFPYVREATVIKSGYRNADIWFAPIPIYDMGWAAARFREVELTRTKFTSVLKAEALMLPVMLVASFLFWAFFWHTNPIPSPQFPYAQKFWPLSATFQSIWLTANKAGESNFLLQALKPKLMVYGGVGAFMVFTILAMARVPQLYFYGLAGGVGAYPHSTIPLFIGALLGRYYFGRRFGTDKWRMYTPVLLAGYSCGMGLMGMSAIALALISKSVQALPY, from the coding sequence ATAGAAGCGGCCCGAGAAAGGGCTGAAGAAGCATCGTCTGAGGAAGGGCAGACTGAGAAATTTGAGGAAGGTTTTACTGGGAAGGCAATTGTAGGGGCGTTATTTATTGCCTTTATAATGCTTCCCGGTGCGTTGTATCTGGGTTTAGTCGCAGGCCAAGGACTTGGCCCAGCTGCACAATGGGTAACTATTGTTCTTTTCGCAGAAGTAGCCCGCCGCTCATTCATGCCCTTGAAGCGCCAAGAAATTTACATTTTATTCTACATTGCAGGCGGCCTTGCACACATGACAATGGGCGACCGCGGTATCTCCGGTGGGCCGTTTGGCACGCTGATATGGAACCAATACTTTGTGCAGAGCCCTCAAGCAGCAGCAATAGCCCATGAAATTCCCAGATGGGTTGTGCCCCAGCCTGGTTCTAAGGCATTAATCGAGCGGACTTTCTTCCACGCGGACTGGCTTGCCCCCATTCTTCTTTTGATAGTTGGCGAAATCCTCGGAAGGATGAATTGGATAGGCTTAGGTTACGCGCTTTTTAGGATTACCTCCGATGTTGAAAGGCTCCCCTTCCCGATGGCTCCAGTCGCGGCCTCGGGAGCAACCGCATTGGCGGAAGCATCTACTAAAGAGGAGTCTTGGCGGTGGCAGGTATTCTCGATTGGAACGATGGTTGGGCTAGTATTTGGCTTCTTCTACCTGGCGGTGCCGATTTTTACAGGTGTTGTGTTGAGCAAACCACTCATGTTGATACCAATTCCGTTTATTGATTTTGCGCGTAATACGGAACGCATACTGCCCGCTGCGTTGACCGGGATATCAGGCGACCTGGGAGGCGTTTTGACTGGCTTCGTGCTTCCATTCCAGATAGTCGTTGGGATGTTTATAAGCTCCATTGCATGTCAAGTAATCACAAATCCAATATTGCAAAGGCATGGTTTACTTCCAACTTGGCGATATGGAATGGATTCGATCAACACCCACCTATCGGTAAGTATTGACTTTTGGATGAGCGTTAGCGTAGGCATTAGTGTTGCGGTGGCTGTAATTGGCATATATGCAGTAATATCCTCGGCGGTTAAAGCCCGCGCCAATGCTCGCGAAAGCAGATTGGCACCGTACAGAATACCAGCTGGGCGCGGAGATTTTCCAATCGTAGTTGCAATTGCAGCATGGTTCTTTGCCACGCTAGGTTATATAATCATCGCACATCGACTTGTGCCGTTGTTTCCACTTTGGATTCTGATTGGCTTTGGTTTCTTCTATTCGCCGATCATGTCGTACGTTTCCGCTCGAATGTTCGGCTTGACTGGGCATGGCGTTGGCTTTCCATACGTAAGAGAAGCAACAGTCATCAAGAGTGGTTACCGTAATGCAGACATCTGGTTTGCGCCAATCCCCATTTATGATATGGGCTGGGCTGCGGCAAGATTTCGCGAAGTTGAACTCACGCGAACAAAATTTACAAGTGTTCTAAAGGCAGAGGCGCTGATGTTGCCTGTTATGCTAGTGGCGAGCTTCTTGTTCTGGGCTTTCTTTTGGCACACAAATCCAATCCCATCGCCGCAATTTCCCTATGCACAGAAATTCTGGCCGCTTTCGGCCACATTCCAATCCATATGGCTGACGGCAAACAAAGCTGGGGAAAGCAATTTCTTGCTTCAGGCGTTAAAGCCGAAGCTCATGGTCTATGGCGGCGTTGGAGCGTTTATGGTATTTACAATTTTGGCAATGGCAAGGGTGCCCCAGCTTTACTTCTATGGACTAGCAGGAGGAGTGGGTGCGTATCCCCACAGCACTATACCGCTTTTCATTGGGGCACTGCTAGGGCGGTACTATTTCGGAAGGCGGTTTGGTACGGATAAGTGGAGGATGTACACTCCCGTGTTATTGGCGGGATACTCCTGCGGTATGGGACTAATGGGTATGAGTGCTATTGCCCTTGCTTTGATTTCGAAGTCCGTCCAGGCGTTGCCATATTAG